A stretch of the Aegilops tauschii subsp. strangulata cultivar AL8/78 chromosome 4, Aet v6.0, whole genome shotgun sequence genome encodes the following:
- the LOC141021908 gene encoding uncharacterized protein codes for MMNFDLNCSPPEEDEPGPQANTPPAGEEVDMELQEEVDMELQEEVGMELQVEEAVHGQAAGSQHIRRQRMSMTAEQRYAAYMALHTLNLARGGKFKRNDKKDVAQIFQVGVQHIRKIWTTAKEQIALGREVDVSSKRKGRCGRKGKDDTLSQIPTVPLNRRSTLRSLARQLSVSHTTLYKKLKLRKIRRHSNRLKPSLKEKNRRERIKFCLSMLDETTLAAPRPKFIGMHNIVHIDEKWFYMTKMNRNYYLLPEEDDPVRTIRNKNCIGKVMFLTAVARPRYDAEGNMTFSGKIGVWPFVQEIPAARRSEYRARGTIEMKSVNVN; via the exons ATGATGAACTTTGACCTGAATTGTTCTCCACCAGAAGAGGATGAACCTGGACCTCAAGCAAATACTCCACCTGCAGGAGAAGAAGTTGATATGGAGCTCCAAGAAGAAGTTGACATGGAACTCCAAGAAGAAGTTGGTATGGAACTCCAAGTAGAAGAAGCAGTGCATGGTCAAGCAGCAG GTAGTCAGCACATACGTAGGCAAAGAATGTCAATGACAGCTGAGCAGAGATATgctgcctacatggcactgcaTACCCTGAATCTGGCCAGGGGTGGCAAGTTCAAAAGAAATGACAAGAAGGAtgttgctcaaatttttcaagtTGGTGTTCAACATATTCGGAAAATTTGGACGACAGCAAAGGAACAAATAGCGCTTGGTCGGGAGGTGGATGTATCCAGCAAAAGGAAAGGAAGATGCGGAAGAAAAGGAAAGGATGATACTCTATCCCAAATCCCCACAGTTCCATTGAACAGAAGGTCGACTCTCAGGTCACTTGCTCGCCAATTGAGTGTCAGTCATACTACACTCTACAAGAAACTCAAGCTTCGCAAGATTAGGAGGCACTCCAATCGTCTGAAGCCATCCTTGAAAGAAAAGAATAGAAGAGAGAGGATCAAGTTTTGTTTGTCAATGCTTGACGAGACCACCTTAGCAGCTCCAAGACCTAAGTTCATTGGTATGCACAACATTGTGCATATTGACGAAAAGTGGTTCTATATGACGAAAATGAACAGAAACTACTACCTCCTCCCAGAGGAAGATGATCCGGTCAGAACTATTCGGAACAAGAACTGTATTGGGAAAGTGATGTTTCTGACCGCTGTTGCTCGACCCAGATATGACGCTGAAGGCAATATGACATTCTCCGGTAAAATTGGTGTATGGCCCTTTGTGCAAGAGATTCCCGCTGCTAGAAGAAGCGAATATAGAGCAAGAGGGACCATTGAAATGAAGTCCGTCAACGTGAACTGA
- the LOC141021909 gene encoding uncharacterized protein: protein MMNFDLNCSPPEEDEPGPQANTPPAGEEVDMELQEEVDMELQEEVGMELQVEEAVHGQAAGSQHIRRQRMSMTAEQRYAAYMALHTLNLARGGKFKRNDKKDVAQIFQVGVQHIRKIWTTAKEQIALGREVDVSSKRKGRCGRKGKDDTLSQIPTVPLNRRSTLRSLARQLSVSHTTLYKKLKLRKIRRHSNRLKPSLKEKNRRERIKFCLSMLDETTLAAPRPKFIGMHNIVHIDEKWFYMTKMNRNYYLLPEEDDPVRTIRNKNCIGKVMFLTAVARPRYDAEGNMTFSGKIGVWPFVQEIPAARRSEYRARGTIEMKSVNVNRRVMRRYMIEKVVPGIKEVWPADDTNPILIQQDNARTHILPGDAEFAEAVATTGLDIKIINQPPNSPDLNALDLGYFRSLESLTDCRAPTTIKELIQGVQEEFDEYDAGKLNRIFLTLQTIMVEVMNHGGENSYKIPHLRKERLERQGILRPRIHFPREVYENAMEILEQDIME from the exons ATGATGAACTTTGACCTGAATTGTTCTCCACCAGAAGAGGATGAACCTGGACCTCAAGCAAATACTCCACCTGCAGGAGAAGAAGTTGATATGGAGCTCCAAGAAGAAGTTGACATGGAACTCCAAGAAGAAGTTGGTATGGAACTCCAAGTAGAAGAAGCAGTGCATGGTCAAGCAGCAG GTAGTCAGCACATACGTAGGCAAAGAATGTCAATGACAGCTGAGCAGAGATATgctgcctacatggcactgcaTACCCTGAATCTGGCCAGGGGTGGCAAGTTCAAAAGAAATGACAAGAAGGAtgttgctcaaatttttcaagtTGGTGTTCAACATATTCGGAAAATTTGGACGACAGCAAAGGAACAAATAGCGCTTGGTCGGGAGGTGGATGTATCCAGCAAAAGGAAAGGAAGATGCGGAAGAAAAGGAAAGGATGATACTCTATCCCAAATCCCCACAGTTCCATTGAACAGAAGGTCGACTCTCAGGTCACTTGCTCGCCAATTGAGTGTCAGTCATACTACACTCTACAAGAAACTCAAGCTTCGCAAGATTAGGAGGCACTCCAATCGTCTGAAGCCATCCTTGAAAGAAAAGAATAGAAGAGAGAGGATCAAGTTTTGTTTGTCAATGCTTGACGAGACCACCTTAGCAGCTCCAAGACCTAAGTTCATTGGTATGCACAACATTGTGCATATTGACGAAAAGTGGTTCTATATGACGAAAATGAACAGAAACTACTACCTCCTCCCAGAGGAAGATGATCCGGTCAGAACTATTCGGAACAAGAACTGTATTGGGAAAGTGATGTTTCTGACCGCTGTTGCTCGACCCAGATATGACGCTGAAGGCAATATGACATTCTCCGGTAAAATTGGTGTATGGCCCTTTGTGCAAGAGATTCCCGCTGCTAGAAGAAGCGAATATAGAGCAAGAGGGACCATTGAAATGAAGTCCGTCAACGTGAACCGACGGGTAATGAGGAGGTATATGATAGAAAAAGTGGTTCCAGGAATAAAGGAAGTTTGGCCCGCAGATGATACTAATCCAATATTGATCCAGCAAGATAACGCGAGAACGCACATTCTTCCCGGTGATGCAGAGTTTGCAGAAGCTGTGGCTACAACTGGTCTGGACATTAAAATAATAAACCAGCCTCCAAATTCTCCTGATCTAAACGCACTTGATCTTGGATATTTCAGATCCCTTGAGTCTTTGACCGATTGCAGAGCACCCACGACTATCAAAGAACTGATTCAAGGTGTACAGGAAGAATTTGATGAGTATGATGCCGGGAAACTCAACAGAATATTTCTAACACTTCAGACCATCATGGTAGAGGTGATGAACCATGGAGGAGAAAATTCATACAAAATTCCACATTTGCGCAAGGAGAGATTGGAAAGGCAAGGAATCCTACGGCCTAGGATTCACTTTCCCCGTGAGGTTTATGAAAATGCCATGGAGATTCTAGAACAAGATATCATGGAGTAG